A single window of Coffea eugenioides isolate CCC68of chromosome 7, Ceug_1.0, whole genome shotgun sequence DNA harbors:
- the LOC113777692 gene encoding vacuolar protein-sorting-associated protein 11 homolog — MYQWRKFEFFEGKYGERITIPEEISGKIECCSSGRGKVVLGCDDGTVSLLDRGLKFNSQFRAHSSSVLFLQQLKQRNYLVTVGEDEQLSPQFSAVCMKIFDLDKVQQQHEEEGPSTFSPDCVQILRIFTNQFPESKITSFLVLEEAPPILLVAIGLDNGCIYCIQGDIARERIKRFKLQADASITGLGFRVDGQVLQLFAVTPSSVHLFNLHTQPPTGQMLDNIGSDVPSVAMSDRSELIIGRPEAVYFYEVDGRGPCWAFEGEKKFLGWFRGYLLCVIADQSTGKYSFNVYDLKNKLVAHSVVVKEVSHMLCEWGNIILIMADKSALCIGEKDMESKLDMLFKKSLYTVAINIVQTQQADVAATAEVLRKYGDHLYCKQEYDQAMHQYIDTIGYLEPSYVIQKFLDAQRIHNLTNYLEKLHEKGLASKDHTTLLLNCYTKLKDVEKLNLFIKSDDGGGETKFDVETAIKVCRAAGYHEHAMYVAKRAGKHELYLKILLEDLGRYSEALQYVNSLEPSQAGVTVKEYGKILIEHKPAETIDILMRLCTEEEPAKRGTSSSTYVSMLPSPVDFINIFVHHPQSLMEFLERYTSKMKDSPAQGEMHNTLLELYLSHDLDFPFISLTNTGENGAVISKGHSNGRTFINRPDVSEGKDRRERFQKGLNLLKGAWPPEQDQPLYDVGLAIILCEMNAFKNGLLFLYEKMKLYKEVIACYMQAQDHEGLIACCKRLGDLGKGGDPSLWADVLKYFGELGEDCSKEVKEVLTYIERDDILPPIVVLQTLSRNPCLTLSVIKDYIARKLDHESKLIEEDRRAIEKYQEETSAMRREIQDLRTNARIFQLSKCTACTFTLDLPAVHFMCMHSFHQRCLGDNERECPECAPEYRSVLETKRSLEQNSNNQDQFFQHVRNSKDGFSVIAEYFGKGIISKTSTRQAGA; from the exons ATGTATCAGTGGAGGAAATTCGAGTTCTTCGAGGGAAAATATGGGGAAAGAATCACAATCCCGGAGGAGATCAGTGGCAAAATTGAATGTTGTTCCAGCGGCCGAGGAAAAGTTGTACTGGGATGCGACGACGGCACCGTTTCGTTGCTGGATAGAGGGCTCAAGTTCAATTCTCAATTCCGAGCTCATTCTTCTTCGGTCCTCTTCCTTCAACAACTCAAG CAAAGGAATTATTTGGTGACTGTTGGAGAAGATGAGCAATTGTCCCCGCAATTTTCAGCAGTGTGTATGAAGATTTTTGATCTGGATAAGGTTCAACAGCAGCATGAGGAGGAGGGTCCCAGCACCTTCAGTCCCGATTGTGTTCAGATTTTGCGAATTTTTACTAACCAGTTTCCTGAATCTAAG ATTACGTCCTTCTTAGTATTGGAGGAAGCTCCACCTATATTGCTTGTTGCTATTGGGTTGGATAATGGTTGTATCTATTGCATTCAAGGGGACATTGCTCGTGAGCGTATCAAACGCTTCAAACTTCAAGCAGATGCTTCCATTACGGGCCTAGGGTTCCGAGTGGATGGTCAGGTTCTTCAGCTATTTGCAGTTACTCCAAGTTCAGTACATTTGTTTAACTTGCATACTCAACCTCCTACTGGTCAAATGCTCGATAATATTGGATCCGATGTCCCTAGTGTTGCTATGAGTGATCGCTCGGAGCTGATCATTGGACGACCAGAGGCAGTGTATTTTTATGAAGTTGATGGTCGGGGACCTTGTTGGGCTtttgagggagagaaaaaatTTCTTGGATGGTTTCGTGGATATCTTTTGTGTGTTATTGCTGACCAAAGTACTGGAAAGTATTCTTTCAATGTTTATGATCTGAAAAATAAGTTGGTTGCACACAGTGTTGTAGTCAAAGAAGTTTCTCACATGCTTTGTGAATGGGGTAATATAATACTCATTATGGCTGACAAATCAGCCCTATGTATTGGTGAGAAGGACATGGAAAGTAAACTAGATATGCTTTTTAAGAAGAGTCTTTATACAGTAGCCATCAATATTGTACAGACCCAACAAGCTGATGTTGCTGCAACTGCTGAGGTGCTGAGGAAATATGGGGATCATTTATACTGTAAACAAGAATATGATCAGGCTATGCATCAGTACATAGACACAATTGGTTATCTCGAACCCTCGTATGTTATACAGAAGTTTTTAGATGCACAAAGAATTCACAACCTTACCAATTACTTGGAGAAATTACATGAGAAAGGACTTGCATCAAAAGATCACACCACTCTGCTCTTAAACTGTTACACCAAACTGAAAGATGTCGAGAAGTTGAATCTGTTCATCAAAAGTGATGATGGTGGTGGGGAAACTAAATTTGATGTAGAGACTGCTATAAAAGTGTGCCGAGCTGCAGGTTATCATGAGCATGCGATGTATGTTGCGAAAAGGGCTGGGAAGCATGAATTGTACTTGAAGATTCTGCTTGAAGACTTGGGGAGGTATAGTGAAGCATTGCAATACGTCAATAGTCTTGAACCAAGTCAAGCTGGTGTAACAGTTAAAGAATATGGTAAAATTCTGATTGAGCACAAGCCTGCTGAGACAATTGATATACTTATGAGGCTATGTACAGAAGAAGAACCAGCCAAAAGGGGCACCTCAAGTAGCACATATGTGTCGATGTTGCCATCTCCTGTTGATTTTATTAATATCTTTGTTCATCATCCCCAGTCACTTATGGAGTTTCTTGAAAGATATACTAGTAAAATGAAGGACTCACCTGCTCAAGGAGAAATGCATAACACGCTCTTGGAATTGTATTTATCCCATGACCTGGACTTCCCATTCATCTCGCTGACAAATACTGGTGAAAATGGTGCTGTGATTTCTAAAGGACATTCCAATGGGAGAACATTTATTAATCGACCAGATGTAAGTGAGGGAAAAGATCGTCGGGAAAGATTTCAAAAGGGTCTAAACTTGCTTAAGGGTGCATGGCCACCAGAACAAGATCAACCATTGTATGATGTTGGTCTGGCCATAATTTTGTGTGAAATGAATGCTTTTAAGAATGGGCTTTTGTTTCTTTACGAGAAGATGAAACTGTATAAAGAGGTGATTGCCTGTTACATGCAAGCACAAGACCATGAGGGTTTAATAGCATGCTGCAAAAGACTTGGGGATTTGGGGAAAGGTGGTGATCCTTCTCTTTGGGCAGATGTACTGAAATATTTTGGTGAACTTGGGGAAGACTGCTCCAAAGAAGTAAAAGAAGTGTTGACTTACATTGAGAGGGATGACATTCTGCCACCTATTGTTGTTCTTCAGACCCTTTCTAGGAATCCATGCCTCACTCTCTCTGTCATCAAGGATTATATAGCTCGCAAGCTGGACCATGAGTCAAAGCTCATTGAAGAAGATCGAAGAGCCATTGAGAAGTACCAG GAAGAAACATCAGCAATGAGAAGAGAAATTCAGGATCTCAGGACAAATGCAAGAATATTTCAGCTTAGCAAGTGTACTGCATGCACTTTTACACTTGATCTTCCTGCTGTGCATTTCATGTGTATGCATTCATTTCACCAGCGCTGCCTTGGTGACAATGAGAGAGAATGCCCTGAGTGTGCTCCAGAGTACAGATCTGTCTTGGAAACCAAGAGAAGCCTTGAGCAAAATTCCAATAACCAAGATCAGTTCTTCCAGCATGTTAGAAATTCGAAAGATGGGTTCTCTGTGATTGCTGAATACTTTGGGAAGGGGATTATTAGCAAAACTAGTACCAGACAGGCCGGTGCTTAG
- the LOC113778507 gene encoding uncharacterized protein LOC113778507, translating to MNSLANSIVSVKHPRTHFLTGTSLQTDHFLSSNNVLCIPASQSNLKPLKCRRSLTVQASGDGGRPGSASIFVGGFVLGGIVVGALGCIYAPQISKALAGADRKDLMRKLPKFIYDEEKALEKTRKVLTEKIAQLNSAIDEVSSQLRADDAPNGAAVTPDELEASI from the exons ATGAATTCCCTCGCAAACTCGATAGTTTCTGTCAAACACCCTCGGACCCATTTCTTAACTG GGACTTCTTTGCAAACGGACCATTTTCTGAGTTCCAATAATGTGCTCTGCATCCCTGCTTCACAAAGCAATCTGAAACCATTGAAATGCAGGAGGTCACTGACAGTGCAAGCTAG TGGAGATGGTGGAAGGCCAGGTAGTGCCAGTATCTTTGTCGGTGGTTTTGTTTTGGGAGGAATAGTTGTTGGGGCATTAGGATGCATTTATGCACCTCAG ATAAGCAAGGCACTTGCAGGAGCTGACAGGAAAGATCTAATGAGAAAGCTTCCAAAGTTCATATATGATGAGGAGAAAGCTCTGGAG AAAACACGCAAAGTACTGACGGAGAAAATTGCACAATTGAACTCTGCAATAGATGAAGTTTCTTCTCAACTCCGTGCTGATGATGCCCCAAATGGAGCTGCAGTAACCCCAGACGAACTCGAAGCTTCCATATGA
- the LOC113778663 gene encoding protein PIN-LIKES 7-like: protein MGFWTLLEVASMPIIQVLLISVLGAVMATEHLNLLPADARKSLNKIVFMVFTPSLMFASLAKTVTLDDIISWWFMPVNIGLTFLFGGILGWIAVKLVKPRPHLEGLVIATCSSGNLGNLLLIIVPAICKEDGSPFGDHNTCSTIGLSYASFSMALGGIYIWTYTYHLIKNSARKYEAEKAAWVETLAEPNKDLDADEKSQLLEANAQEHVSVSVDSTEPTEDDVEYQNVVSQGSSFKSKQQNASFWTKLFGIVYQILEELMTPATLAAIIGLIFGAITWLRNLIIGDNAPLHVIQDSIALLGDGTIPCIILILGGNLIQGLRKARLKPPIIVAVICVRYILLPGIGIGVVKAATHFGFLPPDPLYHFVLLIQYTLPPAMNIGTMTQLVDVAQEECSVLLLWTYLFAVLSLTVWSTIFMWILA from the exons ATGGGCTTCTGGACTTTGCTTGAGGTGGCTTCCATGCCAATCATCCAGGTGCTCCTCATAAGTGTATTGGGAGCTGTCATGGCAACTGAACATCTAAATCTTCTGCCTGCTGATGCtcgaaaatcattaaacaag ATTGTGTTTATGGTGTTTACTCCCTCACTGATGTTTGCAAGTTTGGCCAAGACTGTCACCCTTGATGACATTATCTCATG GTGGTTTATGCCTGTCAATATTGGCTTGACCTTTCTCTTTGGAGGAATACTTGGGTGGATTGCTGTCAAACTAGTGAAACCAAGGCCCCATTTAGAGGGTCTTGTCATTGCTACATGTTCATCAG GAAACTTGGGAAACCTTCTGCTGATAATTGTTCCAGCAATCTGTAAAGAGGATGGCAGCCCATTTGGCGATCATAATACTTGCTCTACTATTGGACTCTCATACGCCTCCTTCTCTATGGCG CTTGGTGGTATTTACATATGGACCTACACTTACCATTTAATAAAAAACTCCGCACGCAAATACGAAGCTGAAAAGGCTGCTTGGGTGGAGACCTTAGCAGAACCCAACAAAGATTTGGATGCAGATGAGAAGTCTCAACTTCTTGAGGCCAATGCTCAAGAGCATGTCTCTGTATCTGTAGATTCAACAGAACCTACCGAAGATGATGTCGAATACCAAAAT GTTGTTTCTCAAGGATCATCTTTCAAGTCAAAACAGCAAAATGCATCATTCTGGACCAAATTATTTGGAATCGTATACCAGATACTAGAGGAGTTAATGACACCCGCAACACTTGCAGCG ATAATAGGCTTAATCTTTGGTGCAATTACATGGCTGAGAAATCTCATAATTGGTGACAATGCCCCACTCCATGTCATTCAAGACTCTATCGCATTACTTGG CGATGGAACCATACCTTGCATTATTCTTATCCTCGGAGGGAACTTGATACAGG gCTTACGCAAGGCAAGATTGAAGCCACCGATCATCGTTGCAGTCATCTGCGTGCGATACATACTGCTTCCTGGTATTGGAATTGGTGTAGTTAAAGCAGCCACTCATTTCGGCTTCCTTCCACCAGATCCTCTCTACCATTTTGTGCTGCTGATTCAATATACTCTGCCGCCTGCCATGAATATTG GCACCATGACACAGCTCGTTGATGTGGCACAAGAGGAATGTTCTGTCCTCCTCCTATGGACTTACCTGTTTGCAGTGTTGTCTCTGACAGTATGGTCGACAATCTTCATGTGGATCTTGGCATAA